A single window of Flagellimonas maritima DNA harbors:
- a CDS encoding cupin domain-containing protein: MKISKEDIPVTMQSPDTIMRALPNYGGMTVCFNELPKGTDFTPLLKGLENNSCHCPHWGYVLEGSIRCIYDDGSEETVEAGDVFYWPSGHTAIVKDDVKMIDFSPTKEFNEVIAHVGKMMAESS, from the coding sequence ATGAAAATAAGTAAAGAGGATATTCCCGTAACCATGCAATCTCCTGATACTATTATGAGGGCCCTCCCAAATTATGGCGGTATGACCGTATGTTTTAATGAACTTCCAAAAGGAACGGATTTTACACCTTTGCTAAAAGGTTTGGAAAACAATAGCTGTCATTGTCCACATTGGGGTTATGTTCTGGAAGGCTCCATACGCTGTATTTACGATGACGGTTCTGAAGAAACGGTAGAGGCCGGCGATGTTTTTTATTGGCCATCAGGTCATACTGCTATTGTAAAAGATGATGTAAAAATGATCGACTTTAGCCCAACGAAGGAATTCAACGAGGTTATCGCACATGTAGGTAAAATGATGGCTGAATCTAGCTGA